The following are encoded in a window of Kogia breviceps isolate mKogBre1 chromosome 12, mKogBre1 haplotype 1, whole genome shotgun sequence genomic DNA:
- the NECAP1 gene encoding adaptin ear-binding coat-associated protein 1 isoform X1: MAAELEYESVLCVKPDVSVYRIPPRASNRGYRASDWKLDQPDWTGRLRITSKGKIAYIKLEDKVSGELFAQAPVEQYPGIAVETVTDSSRYFVIRIQDGTGRSAFIGIGFSDRGDAFDFNVSLQDHFKWVKQESEISKESQEMDNRPKLDLGFKEGQTIKLSIGNITTKKGGASRPKTTAAGGLSSLPPPPGGRVTIPPPSSSAAISNHVAPPPVPKSSRGGTDADILLDLDSPAPVTTPAPAPVSASNDLWGDFSTASSSVPNQAPQPSNWVQF; the protein is encoded by the exons ATGGCGGCCGAGTTGGAGTACGAGTCTGTTCTGTGTGTGAAGCCCGACGTCAGCGTCTACCGGATTCCGCCCCGGGCCTCCAACCGCGGTTACAG GGCATCTGACTGGAAATTAGATCAACCTGATTGGACTGGTCGCCTCCGAATCACTTCAAAAGGGAAGATTGCTTATATCAAACTTGAGGATAAAGTTTCAG GGGAGCTCTTTGCTCAAGCACCAGTAGAACAATATCCTGGTATTGCTGTGGAGACAGTGACAGATTCCAGCCGCTACTTTGTAATCCGGATCCAGGATGGTACTG GGCGTAGTGCTTTCATTGGCATTGGCTTCTCAGATCGGGGTGACGCCTTTGACTTTAATGTCTCTTTGCAAGATCACTTCAA GTGGGTAAAGCAGGAATCTGAGATTTCCAAAGAATCTCAGGAAATGGATAATCGTCCCAAGTTGGATCTGGGCTTCAAGGAAGGGCAGACCATCAAGTTGAGTATTGGG aacATCACAACCAAGAAAGGAGGTGCTTCTAGGCCCAAGACTACAGCGGCTGGGGGCCTAAGCTCACTCCCACCCCCGCCTGGAGGCAGAGTCACAATTCCCCCGCCGTCCTCCTCGGCTGCCATCAGCAATCATGTCGCTCCACCGCCCGTACCGAAATCCAGTCGTGGAGGTACTGATGCAG ATATCCTTTTAGATTTGGATTCTCCTGCTCCTGTAACCACACCAGCACCAGCTCCAGTTTCTGCAAGCAATGACTTGTGGGGTGACTTTAGCACTGCATCCAG CTCTGTTCCAAACCAGGCACCACAGCCATCCAACTGGGTCCAGTTCTGA
- the NECAP1 gene encoding adaptin ear-binding coat-associated protein 1 isoform X2 has product MAAELEYESVLCVKPDVSVYRIPPRASNRGYRASDWKLDQPDWTGRLRITSKGKIAYIKLEDKVSGELFAQAPVEQYPGIAVETVTDSSRYFVIRIQDGTGRSAFIGIGFSDRGDAFDFNVSLQDHFKWVKQESEISKESQEMDNRPKLDLGFKEGQTIKLSIGNITTKKGGASRPKTTAAGGLSSLPPPPGGRVTIPPPSSSAAISNHVAPPPVPKSSRGDILLDLDSPAPVTTPAPAPVSASNDLWGDFSTASSSVPNQAPQPSNWVQF; this is encoded by the exons ATGGCGGCCGAGTTGGAGTACGAGTCTGTTCTGTGTGTGAAGCCCGACGTCAGCGTCTACCGGATTCCGCCCCGGGCCTCCAACCGCGGTTACAG GGCATCTGACTGGAAATTAGATCAACCTGATTGGACTGGTCGCCTCCGAATCACTTCAAAAGGGAAGATTGCTTATATCAAACTTGAGGATAAAGTTTCAG GGGAGCTCTTTGCTCAAGCACCAGTAGAACAATATCCTGGTATTGCTGTGGAGACAGTGACAGATTCCAGCCGCTACTTTGTAATCCGGATCCAGGATGGTACTG GGCGTAGTGCTTTCATTGGCATTGGCTTCTCAGATCGGGGTGACGCCTTTGACTTTAATGTCTCTTTGCAAGATCACTTCAA GTGGGTAAAGCAGGAATCTGAGATTTCCAAAGAATCTCAGGAAATGGATAATCGTCCCAAGTTGGATCTGGGCTTCAAGGAAGGGCAGACCATCAAGTTGAGTATTGGG aacATCACAACCAAGAAAGGAGGTGCTTCTAGGCCCAAGACTACAGCGGCTGGGGGCCTAAGCTCACTCCCACCCCCGCCTGGAGGCAGAGTCACAATTCCCCCGCCGTCCTCCTCGGCTGCCATCAGCAATCATGTCGCTCCACCGCCCGTACCGAAATCCAGTCGTGGAG ATATCCTTTTAGATTTGGATTCTCCTGCTCCTGTAACCACACCAGCACCAGCTCCAGTTTCTGCAAGCAATGACTTGTGGGGTGACTTTAGCACTGCATCCAG CTCTGTTCCAAACCAGGCACCACAGCCATCCAACTGGGTCCAGTTCTGA
- the NECAP1 gene encoding adaptin ear-binding coat-associated protein 1 isoform X3, protein MDNRPKLDLGFKEGQTIKLSIGNITTKKGGASRPKTTAAGGLSSLPPPPGGRVTIPPPSSSAAISNHVAPPPVPKSSRGGTDADILLDLDSPAPVTTPAPAPVSASNDLWGDFSTASSSVPNQAPQPSNWVQF, encoded by the exons ATGGATAATCGTCCCAAGTTGGATCTGGGCTTCAAGGAAGGGCAGACCATCAAGTTGAGTATTGGG aacATCACAACCAAGAAAGGAGGTGCTTCTAGGCCCAAGACTACAGCGGCTGGGGGCCTAAGCTCACTCCCACCCCCGCCTGGAGGCAGAGTCACAATTCCCCCGCCGTCCTCCTCGGCTGCCATCAGCAATCATGTCGCTCCACCGCCCGTACCGAAATCCAGTCGTGGAGGTACTGATGCAG ATATCCTTTTAGATTTGGATTCTCCTGCTCCTGTAACCACACCAGCACCAGCTCCAGTTTCTGCAAGCAATGACTTGTGGGGTGACTTTAGCACTGCATCCAG CTCTGTTCCAAACCAGGCACCACAGCCATCCAACTGGGTCCAGTTCTGA